Proteins co-encoded in one Brassica oleracea var. oleracea cultivar TO1000 chromosome C4, BOL, whole genome shotgun sequence genomic window:
- the LOC106339713 gene encoding probable fructokinase-4 encodes MATSDGEKSLIVSFGEMLIDFVPTVSGVSLSEAPGFIKAPGGAPANVAIAVARLGGRAAFVGKLGDDEFGHMLAGILKQNGVSAEGINFDTGARTALAFVTLRSDGEREFMFYRNPSADMLLRPDELNLDLIRSAKVFHYGSISLIVEPCRSAHLKAMEVAKDAGALLSYDPNLRLPLWPSKEEAKKQILSIWDKAEVIKVSDEELMFLTGSDNVDDETALSLWHDNLKLLLVTLGEKGCNYYTKSFRGSVDPFHVDAVDTTGAGDSYVGALLCNIVDDRSVLEDEARLREVLRFANACGAITTTKKGAIPALPTVSEVETLLNAN; translated from the exons ATGGCTACATCCGACGGTGAGAAAAGCTTGATCGTGAGCTTCGGCGAGATGCTCATCGACTTTGTCCCCACCGTCTCCGGCGTATCCCTCTCCGAGGCTCCTGGCTTCATCAAGGCTCCCGGTGGTGCGCCTGCCAACGTTGCCATTGCTGTCGCCCGTCTCGGTGGCCGTGCTGCTTTTGTCGGAAAGCTCGGTGACGATGAGTTTGGTCACATGCTCGCCGGGATCTTGAAGCAAAACGGTGTCTCTGCAGAAGGAATCAACTTTGACACCGGAGCTAGGACGGCGCTTGCGTTCGTGACGCTTAGATCTGATGGAGAACGTGAGTTCATGTTTTACCGGAACCCTAGCGCCGACATGCTCCTCCGTCCTGATGAGCTTAACCTCGATCTCATCAGATCT GCTAAGGTGTTTCACTATGGATCAATAAGTCTCATCGTCGAGCCATGTAGATCTGCTCACCTGAAGGCCATGGAGGTGGCTAAAGATGCTGGTGCGTTGCTCTCTTATGACCCAAACTTGAGGCTACCTTTGTGGCCTTCCAAGGAGGAGGCTAAGAAGCAGATTCTTAGCATCTGGGACAAAGCTGAAGTGATCAAAGTCAGCGATGAAGAGCTTATGTTCTTGACTGGATCTGATAACGTTGATGATGAGACTGCGTTGTCTCTGTGGCATGATAACTTGAAACTTCTCTTGGTCACTTTGGGTGAAAAGGGTTGTAATTATTACACCAAG AGCTTCCGTGGATCTGTTGATCCTTTCCATGTGGACGCTGTGGACACAACTGGTGCTGGTGATTCATATGTTGGTGCCTTGCTTTGCAATATTGTTGATGACCGTTCTGTTCTTGAG GATGAAGCTCGTCTTAGAGAAGTGCTCAGGTTTGCTAATGCATGTGGAGCCATTACAACAACCAAGAAAGGAGCAATTCCAGCTCTTCCCACAGTGTCTGAAGTTGAAACTCTCCTAAATGCAAACTGA
- the LOC106339797 gene encoding probable LRR receptor-like serine/threonine-protein kinase At4g36180 — MAAKTQPSSSSLLLMSLLLLLVSLIFPSSVLSATLRSDIQALESIIRSIDPSSISPSSYLSTWDFSEDPCEGSGTFLGVMCSFPLENTTSRVTEIDLDDDGYDGFLSDEVGNLTELTVLSLNKNRFRGPIPETVFQLKKLTKLSLSENFFTGDITPGITWLKELKTIDLSKNSIAGEIPPRISSLRSLTHLILSNNHLDGRIPPLNGLWKLQALELGNNHLSGTLPKLPPSLRTLSLCYNSLAGRISPLHRLKHLVSLDVSQNRFSGTIGHQILTFPEISHINVSFNQFISIEVVQVTGIESRLRILDAEGNQLQGHLPLNLPTYGNLKDINLRSNKFSGDIPRIYGKRLENNSWRSLYLENNYLTGLLPEEFLRLSKQVRGSLSNNCLHCPKNVPICKGVQKAKSHCTNAMREKGLE; from the coding sequence ATGGCTGCTAAAACACAACCATCGTCTTCTTCATTACTACTCATGTCCTTGCTCTTACTACTTGTTTCACTCATTTTCCCTTCATCAGTTCTCTCAGCCACTCTTCGATCTGATATCCAAGCTCTAGAGTCTATCATACGGAGCATTGATCCAAGTTCCATCTCCCCTTCCTCTTACCTCAGCACATGGGACTTCTCTGAAGACCCATGTGAAGGCTCAGGGACGTTCTTAGGAGTCATGTGTTCTTTCCCTCTTGAAAACACAACCAGCAGAGTCACAGAGATCGACCTTGACGATGATGGCTACGACGGTTTCCTCTCTGATGAAGTAGGGAACCTCACAGAGCTCACGGTCCTTAGCCTCAACAAGAACAGATTCCGTGGTCCAATACCAGAAACTGTCTTCCAACTCAAGAAACTAACCAAACTCTCCCTCTCTGAAAACTTCTTCACCGGAGACATAACCCCAGGAATCACCTGGCTCAAGGAGCTCAAGACCATAGACCTGTCCAAGAACAGCATCGCGGGCGAGATCCCTCCAAGGATCTCATCCTTGAGAAGCTTGACTCACTTGATCCTATCAAACAACCATCTAGACGGGAGAATACCTCCACTCAACGGCTTGTGGAAGCTACAAGCGTTGGAACTCGGTAACAATCACCTTTCCGGAACCCTCCCTAAGCTTCCTCCAAGTCTAAGAACTCTATCTCTCTGCTACAACAGCCTCGCAGGACGCATATCGCCTCTGCATAGGCTGAAACACCTTGTGTCACTAGATGTGAGCCAGAACAGATTCTCAGGCACCATTGGCCACCAAATCCTAACGTTCCCAGAGATATCTCACATCAATGTATCCTTTAACCAGTTCATATCCATAGAGGTTGTTCAGGTTACAGGCATTGAGTCCCGCCTGCGGATACTTGACGCTGAAGGAAACCAGTTACAGGGTCATCTTCCACTGAACCTGCCGACTTATGGAAACTTGAAAGATATCAATCTCCGGAGCAACAAGTTCTCCGGAGATATTCCAAGGATTTATGGGAAAAGACTTGAGAATAATTCATGGAGAAGCTTGTACTTGGAGAACAACTACCTCACAGGTTTGCTTCCTGAGGAGTTTCTAAGGCTCTCTAAACAGGTCAGAGGAAGCCTTTCCAATAACTGTCTGCACTGTCCTAAGAATGTTCCAATCTGCAAAGGAGTACAAAAGGCGAAATCACATTGCACCAATGCAATGCGGGAGAAGGGCTTGGAGTAG
- the LOC106341900 gene encoding zinc finger BED domain-containing protein DAYSLEEPER-like, which translates to MDNNTSSLMLIDNNGSFEIDDKSHMDLVTTTTTRPTDAAAAGDTDDGGGSLLSQPGIRRRRKKSMVWEHFTIETTSPGSSKACCKHCRKSFAYITGQKLAGTSHLKRHIQLGICPMSRGGDQLTQISPDAKDVVVTTPPKKRQRASSTPLNAPLDQDRCYGEMAKMIIMHEYPLHMVEHSGFAGFVRALRPQLGMATFHAIHADCVAIYLSEKQKLSAFIGEIPGQVNLTVDLWSSNQSVGYAFVTGHFIDKDWNLTRRLLNVALVPSPDSDFALNQPVAACLADWNLERRLCSLTVGGSLVNKSAVENLRCCLSARNQHVMNGQLLLGSCYARLLSSMARDALGAEDLQTPIKKVRDSVKHVKTRDSCSERFDELKAQLQTRSEKDLRIDNQTKWDTTYSMLLAAYEHKEVFSCLGNCDLEYKISISPEEWRKIEVLCSCLKILFDAASVLTGPTRRLTANDLYHEMTKLQLELSHAAMSEEPDVRNLATPLREKFDEYWRGCFLLLAVAVVMDPRFKMKLIEFSFSKAYGEDAEKWIRSVDDAVHELYHDYAEQSHSLLEAYVGHGNDGFSETEVHFHPEYNHSNELSHDQIYEQPGGDSNMLNEKPRDHALDGHESQEAAQTDQTQLVEELPLENQQVEDTDMTQETQPVDEILEDTQSVQELAQEAQLVEEKHADSDILVEEVEHETQPVEEMVQNTEPVEQVVQEAQLVEEKHGDSDIQPVEELGHETQPVEEMVENTEPVEEVAQEAQLVEENHGDSEIQAVKELEHETQPVEEMVENTESVEEVAQEAQLVEEKHDDIQPVEEAEHDTQPVEEIIEDIQPVEDLAQEAQPVETIPEHIKNPQNGDSQSHAMPQEEAAFTISQEGHHVDVLLQEGHHLEASSQEFPLITIGDGFSDFELYISEVGSREQMKSELDQYLEESLIPRSPDFEVLGWWSLNRTKYPTLSKMAADVLSLPFCTVSPDSVFDTDVKKMDNYRSSLGHVTLEALFCAKDWLMHASNASTSENNMKREP; encoded by the coding sequence ATGGATAACAACACTTCTTCTTTGATGCTCATTGATAACAACGGTTCATTTGAGATTGATGACAAATCCCATATGGATTTGGTCACCACCACCACCACCAGGCCCACTGATGCTGCTGCTGCAGGGGATACCGACGACGGCGGCGGCTCTCTGCTGTCTCAGCCTGGTATACGCCGCAGGAGAAAAAAGTCAATGGTCTGGGAGCACTTCACCATCGAAACCACCAGCCCCGGCTCCTCCAAGGCTTGCTGCAAGCACTGCAGGAAGTCATTCGCCTACATCACCGGCCAGAAGCTCGCCGGAACGAGCCACCTCAAGCGTCATATTCAGTTGGGTATATGCCCAATGAGCCGAGGAGGCGATCAGCTCACGCAAATCTCTCCTGATGCCAAAGATGTTGTCGTTACCACCCCTCCCAAGAAACGTCAGAGGGCTTCTTCTACGCCCCTGAACGCTCCTCTAGATCAAGACCGTTGCTACGGCGAGATGGCGAAGATGATTATTATGCATGAGTACCCTCTCCACATGGTTGAGCATTCTGGATTCGCCGGTTTCGTCCGCGCCCTTCGTCCCCAGCTCGGTATGGCGACCTTCCACGCCATCCACGCTGATTGTGTTGCTATCTACTTGTCAGAGAAGCAGAAGCTCTCGGCCTTCATCGGCGAGATCCCGGGCCAGGTGAACCTCACCGTGGATTTGTGGTCGTCGAATCAGTCTGTGGGGTACGCGTTTGTGACGGGGCACTTCATTGATAAGGACTGGAATCTGACTCGCAGGCTTTTGAACGTTGCGCTTGTTCCTTCCCCTGATTCGGATTTCGCCTTGAACCAGCCTGTTGCGGCTTGTTTAGCGGACTGGAATCTCGAGAGGAGGCTCTGCAGCCTCACTGTTGGGGGATCGCTGGTGAATAAAAGCGCTGTTGAGAACCTCAGGTGCTGTTTGTCTGCCAGGAACCAGCATGTCATGAATGGTCAGCTGTTGCTGGGGAGTTGCTACGCCCGCCTCCTGAGCAGTATGGCGCGCGACGCGCTTGGGGCTGAGGATCTTCAGACTCCCATTAAAAAGGTTCGTGATAGCGTGAAGCATGTGAAGACCAGAGACAGTTGCTCTGAGAGGTTTGATGAACTGAAGGCGCAGCTTCAGACGCGTTCTGAAAAAGATCTCCGCATTGACAACCAGACGAAATGGGACACGACTTACAGTATGTTGTTGGCTGCGTATGAACACAAGGAAGTGTTTTCTTGTCTGGGAAACTGTGATCTTGAATATAAAATTTCGATCTCTCCTGAAGAATGGAGGAAGATTGAGGTGCTTTGCTCCTGCTTGAAGATTCTTTTTGACGCGGCTAGTGTTTTGACTGGTCCAACACGACGATTGACAGCAAACGATCTGTACCATGAGATGACAAAGCTTCAGCTAGAGCTAAGCCACGCAGCCATGAGTGAAGAGCCAGATGTCAGAAATCTGGCGACTCCATTAAGAGAGAAGTTTGATGAGTACTGGAGAGGATGTTTCCTGCTACTGGCAGTTGCTGTTGTGATGGATCCGCGCTTCAAGATGAAGCTTATTGAGTTTAGTTTCTCTAAGGCTTATGGGGAAGATGCAGAAAAATGGATCAGGAGCGTTGATGATGCTGTACATGAACTGTACCATGACTATGCTGAACAGAGTCACTCCCTGTTAGAGGCTTATGTGGGCCACGGGAATGATGGCTTTTCTGAAACAGAAGTTCACTTTCATCCTGAATACAACCATTCCAACGAGCTTTCACATGATCAAATATATGAACAGCCTGGAGGAGATAGCAATATGCTGAATGAAAAGCCAAGAGACCATGCTTTAGACGGTCATGAGTCTCAAGAAGCTGCTCAGACTGACCAGACCCAGCTGGTTGAGGAACTCCCGCTGGAAAACCAGCAAGTGGAGGATACAGATATGACTCAGGAAACGCAGCCGGTGGATGAAATACTCGAGGACACTCAATCAGTGCAAGAACTGGCCCAGGAGGCACAATTGGTGGAGGAGAAGCATGCTGACAGTGACATTCTTGTTGAGGAAGTAGAACATGAGACACAACCGGTGGAGGAAATGGTCCAGAACACTGAACCAGTTGAGCAAGTGGTTCAGGAGGCACAACTGGTGGAAGAGAAGCATGGTGACAGTGACATTCAGCCTGTTGAGGAACTGGGACATGAGACACAGCCGGTGGAGGAAATGGTCGAGAACACTGAACCAGTTGAGGAAGTGGCTCAGGAGGCACAACTGGTGGAAGAGAACCATGGTGACAGTGAGATTCAGGCTGTTAAGGAACTAGAACATGAGACACAACCGGTGGAGGAAATGGTCGAAAACACTGAATCAGTTGAGGAAGTGGCTCAGGAGGCACAACTGGTGGAGGAAAAGCATGATGACATTCAGCCTGTTGAAGAAGCAGAACATGACACGCAGCCAGTAGAGGAAATAATAGAGGACATTCAGCCAGTTGAGGATTTGGCGCAGGAGGCACAACCAGTGGAAACCATTCCCGAGCACATCAAAAATCCACAAAACGGTGATTCTCAATCACATGCAATGCCGCAGGAAGAAGCTGCGTTTACAATCTCTCAAGAAGGTCACCACGTTGACGTCCTTCTCCAGGAAGGCCATCACCTTGAAGCCTCTTCGCAGGAGTTTCCCCTCATTACCATTGGAGATGGATTCTCAGACTTTGAGCTTTACATCTCTGAGGTAGGGAGTCGCGAGCAGATGAAATCGGAGCTCGACCAATACCTGGAGGAATCTCTGATACCGCGATCACCAGACTTTGAGGTTTTGGGCTGGTGGAGCCTGAACCGAACCAAGTACCCCACCCTCTCCAAGATGGCAGCTGATGTCTTGTCCTTACCATTTTGCACTGTCTCTCCTGATTCTGTTTTTGACACTGACGTGAAAAAGATGGACAACTACAGGAGCTCTCTTGGACATGTGACCTTGGAAGCTCTCTTCTGCGCCAAGGATTGGCTCATGCACGCTTCAAACGCTTCCACCTCTGAGAACAATATGAAGAGGGAACCGTGA